From a single Schistosoma mansoni strain Puerto Rico chromosome 4, complete genome genomic region:
- a CDS encoding iroquois homeobox family transcription factor: MYVVETNGYNPIEISEKSYSHLNVYKHCDKQCDPPPPAPPVPPPAPLPHPHHQHHHSTFYSPNHESTDMMPLTKKSRISSSNELNFILTTTSHQCTSSITTSSKSLFHSIEFGIHNTPKSNETIDLQYNSGFRPRFQYPHQYHSNYQSNNNDIDQHQSSYHNDTTCQSTSPLHNYFSSFTFNHLPYYYHLNSKHSNQYDLNNGHELLNHSILNGNNGVDYLHKSNMNTSSSSNNSNGRHMIPSFHSSIINTMNENNNPITFPSVIPNLSSNQTNPLTISSSYTRNVNECRDNISKLSNINWTSNNTSSHPYRGQIGYSNEFANTTRRRNATKESTTTLKAWLQEHIKNPYPTKGEKIMLAIITKMTLTQVSTWFANARRRLKKENKMTWTPKHRDKAESKLVNSSECNLSNWTDTIPTSLSINKYDSIPFGQQSYQNLSFPYYMQENLHVSPYIHGLDTSNKVYSSFNPIISITTTTNSIYTNFPNTMHLLTSKSFPLSNNNHSQLINPMNTIHNHDRISFTNLFNPKDLLSSKMNSIHDNYGTNIDSMTDNNNYQQQRLPFLSEINNHNNSTTSITIPSTMTMSTINSLWSSQLKQLTRLDDGGLDNKLNHNTFYQPIYNSMYTMPTR, encoded by the exons ATGTATGTTGTTG AAACAAATGGTTATAATCCAATTGAAATATCAGAAAAATCTTATTCAcatttaaatgtttataaacATTGTGATAAACAATGTGATCCTCCACCTCCTGCACCTCCTGTACCCCCTCCAGCTCCACTtcctcatcctcatcatcaacatcaccatTCAACTTTCTATTCACCTAATCATGAATCAACAGATATGATGCCATTAACAAAAAAATCTAGAATTAGTTCTTCAAATGAATTGAATT TTATATTGACTACTACATCTCATCAATGTACATCATCTATAACAACATCAtctaaatcattatttcattctATAGAATTTGGTATTCATAATACACCTAAATCAAATGAAACTATTGATTTACAATATAATTCTGGATTTCGACCTCGTTTTCAATATCCTCATCAGTATCATTCGAATTATCAAAGTAATAATAACGATATTGATCAACATCAATCTTCTTATCATAATGATACTACATGTCAATCAACATCACCATTACATAATTATTTCTCTTCATTTACATTCAATCATTTACCATATTATTATCATCTTAATTCTAAACATTCTAATCAATATGATTTAAACAATGGACATGAACTATTAAATCATTCAATATTGAATGGGAATAATGGTGTTGATTATTTACATAAATCAAATATGAATACAAGTTCATCATCGAATAATAGTAATGG TCGACATATGATaccttcatttcattcatctatAATTAatacaatgaatgaaaataataatcctATAACATTTCCTTCTGTAATACCGAATTTATCATcaaatcaaactaatccattAACAATATCATCATCGTATACAAGAAATGTAAATGAATGTAGAGATAATATATCTAAGTTAAGTAATATAAATTGGACATCAAATAATACATCATCTCATCCTTATAGAGGGCAAATAGG ATATTCAAATGAATTTGCTAATACAACAAGACGAAGAAATGCTACAAAAGAAAGTACAACAACATTAAAAGCATGGTTACAAGAACATATTAAAAATCCTTATCCAACTAAAGGAGAAAAAATTATGTTAGCTATTATAACTAAAATGACTTTAACACAAGTATCTACATGGTTTGCTAATGCAAGAAGacgtttaaaaaaagaaaataaaatgacatGGACACCTAAACATAGAG ATAAAGCAGAATCGAAATTAGTGAATTCATCTGAATGtaatttatcaa ATTGGACAGATACAATACCAACATcattatcaatcaataaatatgaTTCAATACCATTTGGACAACAATCTTATCAAAATCTCTCATTTCCATATTATATGCAAGAAAATTTACATGTTTCACCATATATTCATGGATTAGATACATCCAATAAAGTATATTCATCATTTAATCCAATAATATCAA TAACAACTACAACGAATTCAATATATACAAATTTTCCTAATACAATGCATTTATTAACCTCGAAATCATTTCCCCTTAGTAACAATAATCATTCACAATTAATTAATCCTATGAATACTATTCATAATCATGATAGAATATCATTTACCAATCTATTTAATCCTAAAGATTTATTATCATCTAAAATGAATAGTATTCATGATAATTATGGAACTAATATTGATTCAATgacagataataataattatcaacaaCAAAGATTGCCATTTCTATCAGaaatcaataatcataataatagtacAACATCCATAACAATACCATCTACTATGACAATGTCAACAATCAATTCATTATGGTCATcacaattaaaacaattaacacGTTTAGATGATGGGGGACTAGATAACA AATTAAATCATAATACATTTTATCAACCAATTTATAATTCAATGTATACTATGCCAACaagataa